The DNA sequence TTCGAGCCACTTTTTGTGTTGGCGGCAGGCCTCGACAATCACCCATTCGCCAAGCCGGTTGATTTGGCCGGTCGATTCCGCGATCGGCACAAACCGGTCCGGGCCGATGTCGGCATGCGGCCAGCGCACCAGCGCCTCGACGCCGATCAGGTGAGACGTACGCATGTCAATCACCGGCTGATAGAACAGTTCAAACGTGTCATGGGCCAGCGCCGCCCTGACTTGCTCTTCGAGGCGGGATTGCAACTTCGACTCTGCGGCCAATTCTTGAGAGTAGAACTGAATGCCGTTACGTCCGGCTTGCTTTGCCTGGTACATCGCCGCATCGGCGTTGTTGACGAGGATGTCGAGTTCCTCTCCGTCACGCGGGTAGATGCTGATCCCCACAGATGCGGAAATGGATAATTCAAGACCGTTGACATGATAGGGTCGGTTCACGCAGGCCGCCATGTGACGCGCCACCTCGCCGGCGTTGGCATCGTTATCGATTTCCGGCAGCAGTAACAGGAATTCGTCGCCGCCCAGCCGGAATGCCATGTCGTCGGCACGCGTGCAACGGGTAATACGCCTGGCTACCTCGCGCAGGACTTCATCTCCCGCTTCGTGACCATAGTTGTCGTTAATGGGCTTGAAGCGGTCAAGGTCGACAAACAAGACGGCGCTGTGACAGTTGGCGCGTTTGGCGCGGGCGAAGAAGCGCTTGGCACAGTCGACGAGCAAGCCGCGATTGGGCAATCCAGTCAAGGGGTCGTGCAATGCCGCCTGCCGAATGCGTTCTTCTGCTTGCTTGCGTTCGCTGATGTCGAGAACAAACCCCACCAGGTCACTGACGCCGCCAGTGCTGGCGAATGCCACCAGGACGGGTACCCGTTCGCCGTT is a window from the Noviherbaspirillum sp. UKPF54 genome containing:
- a CDS encoding bifunctional diguanylate cyclase/phosphodiesterase; this encodes MEVHRNLARRHGKKQAEEALRESERHLRLIFDATPIGMVRRAVTGEIREANAAFLRLIGYSRDDLLSGRLRWDRLTAPEYLAVDREAMRQALRQGISDMFEKEYLRANGERVPVLVAFASTGGVSDLVGFVLDISERKQAEERIRQAALHDPLTGLPNRGLLVDCAKRFFARAKRANCHSAVLFVDLDRFKPINDNYGHEAGDEVLREVARRITRCTRADDMAFRLGGDEFLLLLPEIDNDANAGEVARHMAACVNRPYHVNGLELSISASVGISIYPRDGEELDILVNNADAAMYQAKQAGRNGIQFYSQELAAESKLQSRLEEQVRAALAHDTFELFYQPVIDMRTSHLIGVEALVRWPHADIGPDRFVPIAESTGQINRLGEWVIVEACRQHKKWLERGLPAIPIAVNVSAVQLRNHDFAEQFANVIVDCGLNMAALQVEVTETALMENLDRAIEVLMQLRRLGVKIALDDFGTGYSSLNYLSRLPINKIKVDKSFVQRLGHDTASQAITQAIIALGRSLKLEVVAEGIESEATLQYLRKQGCSHAQGYHVCKPVDAETFEAWYQGNRTTYVH